Proteins encoded in a region of the Zea mays cultivar B73 chromosome 4, Zm-B73-REFERENCE-NAM-5.0, whole genome shotgun sequence genome:
- the LOC100193694 gene encoding serine/threonine protein phosphatase 2A 55 kDa regulatory subunit B beta isoform isoform X2, with product MEREPKSPDDRPEPAAAAAQPQPQPLEWRFAQVFGERAAGEDVQDVDIISAIEFDKSGNHLATGDRGGRVVLFERTDIADNACRGELERQEYLVSRHPEFRYKTEFQSHEPEFDYLKSLEIEEKINKIKWCQTTNNALFLLSTNDKTIKYWKVQEKKVKRVSVMNLDTSQSSDNGSTSSPGTSSCRALLPNGGCTGKMYSPNNNMSFPPGGCTSLRLPVVVTGQEFTHVARSRRVYAHAHDYHINSISNNSDGETFISADDLRINLWNLEISNQSFNIVDVKPANMEDLTEVITCAEFHPTHCNTLAYSSSKGTIRLIDLRQSALCDNHAKLFEEHEAPGSRSFFTEIIASVSDIKFARDGRHILSRDYMTLKLWDLNMDSGPVATFQVHEYLRPKLCDLYENDSIFDKFECCLSGDGLHVATGSYSNLFRVFGCSPESVEASTLEASRNPMRRQVADPARPARTLTGAVRRGGENTSVDASGNSCDLSTKLLHLAWHPTENSIACAAANSLYMYYA from the exons ATGGAGCGGGAGCCCAAGTCCCCCGACGACCGCCCTGAGCCCGCTGCGGCGGCGgcgcagccgcagccgcagccgctgGAGTGGCGGTTTGCGCAGGTCTTCGGCGAGCGCGCCGCGGGAGAAGATGTGCAAGATG TGGACATAATATCTGCAATTGAGTTTGACAAATCTGGGAATCATCTTGCTACTGGAGATAGAGGTGGACGTGTGGTTTTGTTCGAAAGAACAGACATTGCTGAT AATGCTTGTCGAGGAGAACTTGAGAGGCAAGAATATCTTGTTTCTAGGCATCCTGAGTTCCGTTACAAGACCGAATTTCAGAGTCATGAACCTGAG TTTGACTACCTAAAAAGTTTGGAAATAGAAGAGAAGATTAACAAGATCAAGTGGTGCCAAACAACCAACAATGCACTCTTTCTCTTGTCTACAAATGACAAaacaatcaagtattggaag GTTCAAGAGAAAAAGGTGAAACGCGTTTCAGTGATGAATTTGGACACCTCCCAAAGTTCAGACAATGGTTCAACTTCAAGTCCGGGTACCAGTAGTTGCAGAGCTCTTCTTCCAAATGGTGGATGCACAGGAAAAATGTACAGTCCAAACAACAATATGTCATTTCCTCCAGGAGGATGCACATCGCTGCGTTTGCCTGTGGTG GTTACAGGCCAAGAATTTACTCAtgttgcgagaagcagacgtgTATATGCCCATgcccatgactaccatattaatTCCATTTCAAATAATAG CGATGGAGAAACGTTCATATCAGCAGATGATCTGCGAATAAACCTTTGGAATTTAGAAATTAGCAATCAGAGCTTTAACATTGTTGATGTGAAACCTGCAAACATGGAGGATCTAACTG AGGTGATCACTTGTGCGGAGTTCCATCCAACTCACTGTAATACACTAGCATATAGTAGCTCAAAGGGTACTATTCGGCTTATTGATCTGCGACAGTCAGCACTGTGTGACAACCATGCTAAACT ATTTGAGGAGCATGAAGCACCTGGATCAAGATCCTTTTTTACAGAGATAATAGCATCAGTTTCAgatataaaatttgcaagggatggaaGACACATTCTTAGTCGTGATTATATGACACTCAAG TTGTGGGATCTAAACATGGATTCAGGCCCAGTTGCAACTTTTCAGGTTCATGAATACTTACGTCCTAAG CTTTGTGATTTATACGAGAACGATTCAATTTTTGACAAATTTGAGTGCTGCCTCAGCGGCGATGGACTCCATGTTGCAACTGGTTCTTATAG TAATTTGTTTCGTGTTTTTGGTTGTTCTCCTGAAAGCGTGGAGGCATCAACGTTGGAAGCCAGCAGAAATCCCATGAG GCGACAGGTTGCTGATCCAGCAAGGCCTGCACGGACTCTGACCGGTGCTGTGAGGAGAG GTGGAGAGAACACAAGCGTTGACGCCAGCGGAAACTCTTGCGACCTCTCAACAAAGCTGCTCCATCTTGCGTGGCACCCAACTGAGAACTCCATCGCGTGCGCTGCCGCAAACAGCTTGTACATGTACTACGCATAG
- the LOC100193694 gene encoding serine/threonine protein phosphatase 2A 55 kDa regulatory subunit B beta isoform isoform X1 — protein sequence MVSFSGIDLKLASSFLFFPVLINSSLCCVTACRLLFSVLFISLDICCVGLICSPAKSVCILISMLHVSVDIISAIEFDKSGNHLATGDRGGRVVLFERTDIADNACRGELERQEYLVSRHPEFRYKTEFQSHEPEFDYLKSLEIEEKINKIKWCQTTNNALFLLSTNDKTIKYWKVQEKKVKRVSVMNLDTSQSSDNGSTSSPGTSSCRALLPNGGCTGKMYSPNNNMSFPPGGCTSLRLPVVVTGQEFTHVARSRRVYAHAHDYHINSISNNSDGETFISADDLRINLWNLEISNQSFNIVDVKPANMEDLTEVITCAEFHPTHCNTLAYSSSKGTIRLIDLRQSALCDNHAKLFEEHEAPGSRSFFTEIIASVSDIKFARDGRHILSRDYMTLKLWDLNMDSGPVATFQVHEYLRPKLCDLYENDSIFDKFECCLSGDGLHVATGSYSNLFRVFGCSPESVEASTLEASRNPMRRQVADPARPARTLTGAVRRGGENTSVDASGNSCDLSTKLLHLAWHPTENSIACAAANSLYMYYA from the exons ATGGTTTCCTTTTCTGGCATCGATCTTAAACTTGCTTCTTCTTTCCTCTTCTTTCCCGTTCTGATCAACTCATCGCTGTGCTGCGTTACTGCCTGCCGGCTTCTATTTAGTGTCTTGTTCATTTCACTTGATATTTGTTGTGTCGGCTTGATTTGTTCGCCAGCTAAATCAGTTTGTATCTTGATCAGTATGCTACATGTTTCAGTGGACATAATATCTGCAATTGAGTTTGACAAATCTGGGAATCATCTTGCTACTGGAGATAGAGGTGGACGTGTGGTTTTGTTCGAAAGAACAGACATTGCTGAT AATGCTTGTCGAGGAGAACTTGAGAGGCAAGAATATCTTGTTTCTAGGCATCCTGAGTTCCGTTACAAGACCGAATTTCAGAGTCATGAACCTGAG TTTGACTACCTAAAAAGTTTGGAAATAGAAGAGAAGATTAACAAGATCAAGTGGTGCCAAACAACCAACAATGCACTCTTTCTCTTGTCTACAAATGACAAaacaatcaagtattggaag GTTCAAGAGAAAAAGGTGAAACGCGTTTCAGTGATGAATTTGGACACCTCCCAAAGTTCAGACAATGGTTCAACTTCAAGTCCGGGTACCAGTAGTTGCAGAGCTCTTCTTCCAAATGGTGGATGCACAGGAAAAATGTACAGTCCAAACAACAATATGTCATTTCCTCCAGGAGGATGCACATCGCTGCGTTTGCCTGTGGTG GTTACAGGCCAAGAATTTACTCAtgttgcgagaagcagacgtgTATATGCCCATgcccatgactaccatattaatTCCATTTCAAATAATAG CGATGGAGAAACGTTCATATCAGCAGATGATCTGCGAATAAACCTTTGGAATTTAGAAATTAGCAATCAGAGCTTTAACATTGTTGATGTGAAACCTGCAAACATGGAGGATCTAACTG AGGTGATCACTTGTGCGGAGTTCCATCCAACTCACTGTAATACACTAGCATATAGTAGCTCAAAGGGTACTATTCGGCTTATTGATCTGCGACAGTCAGCACTGTGTGACAACCATGCTAAACT ATTTGAGGAGCATGAAGCACCTGGATCAAGATCCTTTTTTACAGAGATAATAGCATCAGTTTCAgatataaaatttgcaagggatggaaGACACATTCTTAGTCGTGATTATATGACACTCAAG TTGTGGGATCTAAACATGGATTCAGGCCCAGTTGCAACTTTTCAGGTTCATGAATACTTACGTCCTAAG CTTTGTGATTTATACGAGAACGATTCAATTTTTGACAAATTTGAGTGCTGCCTCAGCGGCGATGGACTCCATGTTGCAACTGGTTCTTATAG TAATTTGTTTCGTGTTTTTGGTTGTTCTCCTGAAAGCGTGGAGGCATCAACGTTGGAAGCCAGCAGAAATCCCATGAG GCGACAGGTTGCTGATCCAGCAAGGCCTGCACGGACTCTGACCGGTGCTGTGAGGAGAG GTGGAGAGAACACAAGCGTTGACGCCAGCGGAAACTCTTGCGACCTCTCAACAAAGCTGCTCCATCTTGCGTGGCACCCAACTGAGAACTCCATCGCGTGCGCTGCCGCAAACAGCTTGTACATGTACTACGCATAG